One Anas platyrhynchos isolate ZD024472 breed Pekin duck chromosome 2, IASCAAS_PekinDuck_T2T, whole genome shotgun sequence DNA segment encodes these proteins:
- the IBA57 gene encoding putative transferase CAF17, mitochondrial isoform X3 gives MGWRLVTKKGANLTEVIPGSRIGSIQDYHRHRYKQGIPEGVKDLPPGVALPLESNLAFMNGVSFTKGCYVGQELTARTHHMGVIRKRLVPVQFSVPLPQESIPEGAEILTESGKSAGKFRAGGDELGIALLRLANINEPLCLKVAGDKVKLTASIPEWWPKTASK, from the exons ATGGGGTGGAGACTGGTTACAAAGAAAGGAGCAAATCTGACAGAGGTCATCCCTGGGAGTCGTATCGGGAGCATTCAGGATTACCACAGGCACAGGTATAAGCAAG GAATTCCTGAAGGTGTGAAGGATCTCCCTCCTGGAGTAGCCCTCCCGCTGGaatccaacctggccttcaTGAACGGCGTCAGCTTTACCAAAGGCTGCTACGTGGGACAGGAGTTAACAGCCAGGACCCACCACATGGGTGTCATTCGCAAACGTCTGGTGCCGGTGCAGTTCTCAGTTCCTCTTCCCCAGGAGAGCATTCCCGAGGGTGCCGAGATCTTGACTGAATCGGGAAAGTCAGCTGGCAAGTTCCGGGCTGGAGGAGATGAACTCGGCATAGCTTTGCTGAGGCTGGCTAATATAAATGAACCACTCTGCCTAAAAGTAGCGGGTGATAAGGTGAAGCTCACCGCAAGTATCCCTGAGTGGTGGCCAAAAACTGCTAGCAAGTAA
- the IBA57 gene encoding putative transferase CAF17, mitochondrial isoform X1 — MLVRAGLPGLRRLWGRGGGRRAGSGAGAGAAAAWCFPAGRALLSVRGAEAAIFLQGLLTNDVTRLAGAGPGPGEGAAAPLPRALYAHALNVQGRCLYDLILYRLHESPEEEPHILLECDSSVLDAIQKHLKLYKIRRKVNIVPCLDLSLWAVIPGEQAGDISGSLTQRADQALVLTPDPRTEVMGWRLVTKKGANLTEVIPGSRIGSIQDYHRHRYKQGIPEGVKDLPPGVALPLESNLAFMNGVSFTKGCYVGQELTARTHHMGVIRKRLVPVQFSVPLPQESIPEGAEILTESGKSAGKFRAGGDELGIALLRLANINEPLCLKVAGDKVKLTASIPEWWPKTASK; from the exons ATGTTGGTGAGGGCGGGCCTGCCCGGCCTGCGGCGCCTATGGGGGCGCGGAGGGGGGAGaagggcagggagcggggccggggccggggccgccgccgcttGGTGCTTCCCGGCGGGCCGGGCGCTGCTGAGCGTGCGGGGAGCCGAGGCCGCCATcttcctgcaggggctgctcacCAATGACGTCACGCGGCtggcgggggcggggccggggccgggggaaGGCGCCGCGGCCCCCCTCCCGCGGGCGCTCTACGCGCATGCGCTCAACGTGCAGGGCCGCTGCCTCTACGACCTCATCCTCTACAG GCTTCACGAGAGTCCAGAAGAAGAGCCGCACATCCTGCTGGAGTGTGACAGCAGTGTGCTGGACGCCATACAGAAACATCTGAAACTGTACAAGATCCGGAGGAAAGTAAACATCGTCCCCTGCCTTGACCTTTCTTTGTGGGCCGTCATCCCTGGGGAGCAGGCTGGAGACATCTCTGGCTCCCTCACACAACGTGCAGACCAGGCTCTGGTTTTAACTCCTGACCCCAGGACAGAAGTCATGGGGTGGAGACTGGTTACAAAGAAAGGAGCAAATCTGACAGAGGTCATCCCTGGGAGTCGTATCGGGAGCATTCAGGATTACCACAGGCACAGGTATAAGCAAG GAATTCCTGAAGGTGTGAAGGATCTCCCTCCTGGAGTAGCCCTCCCGCTGGaatccaacctggccttcaTGAACGGCGTCAGCTTTACCAAAGGCTGCTACGTGGGACAGGAGTTAACAGCCAGGACCCACCACATGGGTGTCATTCGCAAACGTCTGGTGCCGGTGCAGTTCTCAGTTCCTCTTCCCCAGGAGAGCATTCCCGAGGGTGCCGAGATCTTGACTGAATCGGGAAAGTCAGCTGGCAAGTTCCGGGCTGGAGGAGATGAACTCGGCATAGCTTTGCTGAGGCTGGCTAATATAAATGAACCACTCTGCCTAAAAGTAGCGGGTGATAAGGTGAAGCTCACCGCAAGTATCCCTGAGTGGTGGCCAAAAACTGCTAGCAAGTAA
- the IBA57 gene encoding putative transferase CAF17, mitochondrial isoform X2, with protein sequence MLGLLTNDVTRLAGAGPGPGEGAAAPLPRALYAHALNVQGRCLYDLILYRLHESPEEEPHILLECDSSVLDAIQKHLKLYKIRRKVNIVPCLDLSLWAVIPGEQAGDISGSLTQRADQALVLTPDPRTEVMGWRLVTKKGANLTEVIPGSRIGSIQDYHRHRYKQGIPEGVKDLPPGVALPLESNLAFMNGVSFTKGCYVGQELTARTHHMGVIRKRLVPVQFSVPLPQESIPEGAEILTESGKSAGKFRAGGDELGIALLRLANINEPLCLKVAGDKVKLTASIPEWWPKTASK encoded by the exons ATGTTG gggctgctcacCAATGACGTCACGCGGCtggcgggggcggggccggggccgggggaaGGCGCCGCGGCCCCCCTCCCGCGGGCGCTCTACGCGCATGCGCTCAACGTGCAGGGCCGCTGCCTCTACGACCTCATCCTCTACAG GCTTCACGAGAGTCCAGAAGAAGAGCCGCACATCCTGCTGGAGTGTGACAGCAGTGTGCTGGACGCCATACAGAAACATCTGAAACTGTACAAGATCCGGAGGAAAGTAAACATCGTCCCCTGCCTTGACCTTTCTTTGTGGGCCGTCATCCCTGGGGAGCAGGCTGGAGACATCTCTGGCTCCCTCACACAACGTGCAGACCAGGCTCTGGTTTTAACTCCTGACCCCAGGACAGAAGTCATGGGGTGGAGACTGGTTACAAAGAAAGGAGCAAATCTGACAGAGGTCATCCCTGGGAGTCGTATCGGGAGCATTCAGGATTACCACAGGCACAGGTATAAGCAAG GAATTCCTGAAGGTGTGAAGGATCTCCCTCCTGGAGTAGCCCTCCCGCTGGaatccaacctggccttcaTGAACGGCGTCAGCTTTACCAAAGGCTGCTACGTGGGACAGGAGTTAACAGCCAGGACCCACCACATGGGTGTCATTCGCAAACGTCTGGTGCCGGTGCAGTTCTCAGTTCCTCTTCCCCAGGAGAGCATTCCCGAGGGTGCCGAGATCTTGACTGAATCGGGAAAGTCAGCTGGCAAGTTCCGGGCTGGAGGAGATGAACTCGGCATAGCTTTGCTGAGGCTGGCTAATATAAATGAACCACTCTGCCTAAAAGTAGCGGGTGATAAGGTGAAGCTCACCGCAAGTATCCCTGAGTGGTGGCCAAAAACTGCTAGCAAGTAA
- the GJC2 gene encoding gap junction gamma-2 protein: protein MTNMSWSFLTRLLEEIHNHSTFVGKVWLTVLIVFRIVLTAVGGESIYSDEQSKFTCNTKQPGCDNVCYDAFAPLSHVRFWVFQIIMISTPSVMYLGYAIHRIARSAEEEKKFKGFKKKKQFALNWQAVRNMEDPMEADEEEPMISDDTAENEKAKAKPKSKEPQKHDGRRRIQQEGLMKIYVFQLLTRASFEVCFLIGQYLLYGFEVEAYFVCNRLPCPHTVDCFVSRPTEKTIFLLVMYVVSCLCLLLNMCEMFHLGFGTIRDAIRNRKINSFRQPPYNYAYPKNISCPPEYNLVVKSEKSTKIPNSLMAHEQNLANVAQEQQCTSPDENIPADLSTLHKHLRVAQEQLDIAFQSYSSTQANTQPSRTSSPASGGTVVEQNRANTAQEKQSAKPKASLEKGSSSSKDGKTSVWI, encoded by the coding sequence ATGACCAACATGAGCTGGAGCTTCCTCACCCGCCTGCTAGAAGAGATTCACAATCACTCCACCTTCGTGGGGAAGGTCTGGCTCACCGTGCTCATCGTCTTCCGCATCGTCTTGACGGCGGTCGGCGGGGAGTCCATCTACTCGGATGAGCAGAGCAAGTTCACCTGTAACACCAAGCAGCCCGGCTGCGACAACGTCTGCTACGATGCCTTCGCACCGCTGTCGCACGTCAGGTTCTGGGTCTTCCAGATCATCATGATCTCCACCCCTTCGGTCATGTACCTGGGCTACGCCATCCACAGGATCGCCCGGTcggcggaggaggagaagaagttCAAGGGGTTCAAGAAGAAGAAGCAGTTTGCTCTGAACTGGCAGGCGGTGCGCAACATGGAGGACCCGATGGAGGCAGACGAGGAGGAGCCCATGATCTCCGACGACACGGCAGAGAACGAGAAAGCCAAAGCCAAGCCCAAGAGCAAAGAGCCACAAAAGCACGACGGGCGGAGGCGCATCCAGCAAGAAGGACTGATGAAAATCTACGTCTTCCAGCTACTTACCAGGGCTTCGTTTGAAGTTTGCTTTTTGATAGGGCAGTATTTGCTCTACGGTTTCGAGGTGGAAGCTTATTTTGTCTGCAACAGACTCCCCTGCCCTCACACCGTGGACTGCTTCGTGTCCCGGCCGACAGAGAAGACGATCTTTCTGCTGGTGATGTACGTCGTGAGCTGCCTGTGCTTACTCCTCAACATGTGTGAGATGTTTCACCTGGGCTTCGGGACCATCCGGGACGCCATTCGCAACCGGAAAATCAACAGCTTCAGGCAGCCCCCCTACAACTACGCCTACCCGAAGAACATCTCCTGCCCTCCCGAGTACAACCTGGTGGTGAAATCTGAGAAGTCCACCAAGATCCCCAACAGCCTGATGGCTCACGAGCAGAACCTGGCGAACGTCgcccaggagcagcagtgcACCAGTCCCGACGAGAACATCCCCGCAGACCTGTCCACCCTCCACAAACACTTGCGAGtggcccaggagcagctggacATAGCGTTTCAGAGCtacagcagcacccaggccaaCACGCAGCCCTCTCGAACCAGCAGCCCTGCCTCAGGGGGCACGGTGGTGGAGCAGAACAGGGCCAACACCGCCCAGGAGAAACAAAGCGCGAAACCTAAGGCCTCcttggagaaagggagctccaGCAGTAAAGATGGAAAGACATCTGTATGGATATAG